The Candidatus Eisenbacteria bacterium DNA segment CCTGATGACTTCACGGTGCACGACTTTGATTCTTGGTCGAATCTGAGAGTCAATGAGGAAGAGCCCTGCATCCGGACCGTCTGTCTCCGCATAAAGATTCCCGAAGTCCTTCTCCTGACGCGGTACGATGAATTCCCTGTTCGCAAGATTCCTTTCTCAAGGCGCAATATCTATCGCCGGGATCAGTTCCGGTGCCAATATTGCGGCCGGAGGAAAGATCCAACCGAGCTATCGGTGGATCACATCATCTCCCGGTCACATGGTGGCACTTCCACATGGCTGAACTGCGTGCTGGCCTGTCTTCCTTGCAACCGCCGCAAGGGCAATCGGACACTGGAGGAAGCCGGGATGCATTTGATGAGGCCGCCGAAAGAGCCGACATGGTCTCCGACCTTGACCGTTCCCATGGCCAGGCGCAAGGTCTCCTGGCAA contains these protein-coding regions:
- a CDS encoding HNH endonuclease; protein product: MLDDRALVLNRSWVPIGTTTVREAISMVFRETASIILPDDFTVHDFDSWSNLRVNEEEPCIRTVCLRIKIPEVLLLTRYDEFPVRKIPFSRRNIYRRDQFRCQYCGRRKDPTELSVDHIISRSHGGTSTWLNCVLACLPCNRRKGNRTLEEAGMHLMRPPKEPTWSPTLTVPMARRKVSWQSFISDHYWNVELDA